In the genome of Kwoniella dendrophila CBS 6074 chromosome 5, complete sequence, the window caaccacaacaatCATATCAACCACCTCCTGGTCCACCGCAAGGTCAATATGGTATGAAACCTTCACAACCTtatgcaccaccacctaatgcaccaccacctcaacaagCGAACtatgaaaatcaaggtggtggtaatggaggtTATGGAAATGAACAAGGTGCACCACCAGCATATGTAGATACAGCACCTTTTTCACAAGCAAATGAAAAGACAGGACAAAGATTAAATCcaagaaaaagattaaatgatccaatttttttaattttatttATTGCCGCCGTAGCTGGATTTGCTGTCGTTTCAGCTATAGCAATTAAAAGTTTTGTTAGtgttggtggtttaggtggtgggTTTGGTAATAATACTCAAGGTGGTACAGGTTCAAGTGTTACTTTGGATTAGTGAGTGTAATGAGATTCCGTTTAATGGACTGTGGAATCCTCTCACTGGACAGATTGAAGGTAGAGCACTAATGCATATCTTGCTTCTAGCCATACCGTTTATCTACTTCTTTGTGTTTgtgctttaggtttagtaAATGCTGCTTTGTATTTAGCTGTGAGTGTAATGATTCACATAAAGAACATATGAGTGAGTTAGACTGACTTGCATGTATATAATTAGCTTGTTCGGGCATTCACAAGAATCATTATAGAAGTAACTTTGGCTTTGACTGTCATCCTCAACATCGGTATCTGTGTCTGTGAGTGATCTAGCTTAGACAAGCTCTCTATACGAAATTGTATGtgctgatgctgatataTCGTTTGACTATTTCCTTAAAGACTACTTTATCATTAAGTGTGAGTTTCCGTCGTTGTCTGTTGATTCAGGATGGCGAACAGCTGATATCATTTATAGATTGGTCAGGAGCTATCATTTTCTTAGTAATCGCTTTGTTATCTGTCTTCTTCTACTGGTCAATGAGAAAGAGGTAAGCATGTTTAGGCCCCTCAAGCTTGTTCcaatgattgattatctcGGTCCGTTTCTCAGAATCCCGCTTGCCAAACTTCTCTTGCAAGTGACCATCGATATTACCAAGCACCACCCATCAGTTTACCTCGTTGTCTTGATTGGTTTAATCGTTCAATCTGCTTTATCAGTTTGGTACACTTTCACCTGTATTGCAATTTACGTTAAATGGACTCCTGGTAGTGAAAGTGAGTTTAATTGCCATTTTTTTCTGTTTATATGCGACAACGACGCTAAGTAGCAAGCCACTGTAAATAGCATGTACTGGTACCAGTtgttcatcaggtaaagtagcTGGATTGATCTTCTACTCTACATTCGCATACCTCTGGACATCACAAGTCGTTGCAAACGTCATTTTATGTACACTTGCTGGAGGTGTATTTGGTGGTAAGTATAACACAACACTATATTGAGTGTTTAGGTGACCCTGCTAATCCGTATCAAATTTAGGTTGGTATTACTATGGTCCAAGAGTACCTACAGGTGGTTTACCTAAACGAGCTACTCTAGCAGCATTTATCAGAGCGtctactttatctttaggttcaattgCTTTCGGTTCTTTGATTGTTACTATTTTGGAATTAATCAGATTGATTTTACAAGCCGTTCAACAATATgaagctggtgaaggtgatgctaTTGGAGCTATTGTAGCTTGTTGCGTAAGTTAATCATGCCTTCTTCAGCTTACCCTACCTGTACCAAACCTATTATGGAGTAGACCAGCTAATGCCTCTATGTAACAATAGGCTGCATGCTGCGTAGGATGTATCGAAGGAATGATTCAATGGTTTAACAAATATGCTTATATCGAAATTTCATTATATGGGAAATCATATATCCCAGCTGCTAAAGATACTTGGACTCTACTCAAAGATAGAGGTATCGATGCTTTAGTCAATGATTCCTTGGTCGGTACAGGTAAGTCATGCTGCTTGAGATCACATTCGCATGAAAAGGAAATAAAGACTGACGTGTcttatttagctttaatGTGGGGAGCCTATGTCAATGGTTTCTTATGCGCCGTACTTGGTTATCTTTACTTGAGATGTAAGCTTTTGTTCTCTGCTGGGAAGCAATTAATGTGAGGTAGGCAAAAGCTGAACGTAAAATTTGTTGAACAGTTACAAATCCTGCTTATAACACTCAAGGACAGTATTCTGCGTAAGTAGCCGTCTTCTTGCAAACCATACGCCTTATTCGTACGCTTGTCTTTGGCTAATATATCAATTCCGTCTTTGTAGACCCGTCatcctcttctccttcttgatTGGTATTAGTGAAGGTCAAGTTATCAACAGTGCTATTGTAAGTACTCCATCCTTATTAGCTGTGTCTCTCGACGACGATACTTGTCAGCTGATGAAGCGATTTACTATAGGACGCCGGTGTATCTACCATTTTcgttggtttaggtgaagatccaATGTGAGTATTTCTTACCGATCTCTAAGATCATGTAACATCGGAGGAGAAAAGAAGCCAAAAGCTGATTATTGTGATTATTATAGGGTTCTCGCTGAACGAAGTCCAGCATTATTCGAAATGATCAGACAAACTTATCCTAGAGTAGTTGAAGGTGTTCCAAGAAGATAAGTTAAAATTGGCATAGCAGACACATCGCTCCAATAGGGTACCAGACGACATGAGATGACCCAATTTAGTTACTCTAATTAAACTGGTAAATGAGCTCCTACTGGACTCCCTCATATAGCTCTTATAGCTTTCATAATCAACATAATATACAATCATATAATTATCACAATACATTAACATACATGCAAACTATAATCcttgaatatcaatataccaAACGTGATTTGCGATTAAAGATTCATTACTCGAGCTTGAGCTATAAAGTGAAATGatcatttaccttcttttgcCCATGTAACCACTCAAGACTTTAAGGTTTTTCTGTCGTTTCAAATTGTGGATGGAGCTGAATCACACTATAAAAGAGTGTCATCAACAGTGTGAGTAATACCTTCgaacttgatgatgtcaATCTTCATCGGGCATCTATCTCCTCCGTCATATATTAGATCAGCTGTAGAATGTATAATCTCAAATTCACTTTACTGATGCAACAAGAGGACAGTGATACGAGAGCTATGCGAACTTTGCATTAAAGGTTGTGAGCGATCAACCAGCTTGCTCCACATCCTTTATAATTTATCTGCATATATTGCATTATGACTATTACTATAGCTACAATATAATGTTGGGTTATACTTCTTTTAACTACTAAAACTCATTTTCCCCCTAAAATTTCACTTATTTAtactttcttttcaccttctttaccgGCTTGTTCGACTTGTTCAGCAGCGGCTTGTCCTGTACCACCAATGGCACCTTCATCGGTGAATCTGTTATAAAGTGCAATGACAGTATGATCAGTTCATATCAAGTTAAAACAAATCTGATATAGTGACGGTAAcatgaattagttaaacTTACTGTTTACCGATAGCACCATCAGCTGAGAATGGTCCACCAACAGCTTGAGCTTTTGATCCTACTGCACCATCAGCGTTGAAGTTTGATCCAATGGAACCATCGGACTGGAAGAAGGTTCAATGAAACGAAAAGTTAGTAAGTATCCTTATTGTATAGATATTTGTTCGTTATAATAATCTAAACTACTAATCTAAACTAAACGAGGAAGATAGATTcgaaactcactttgaaaGCTTGTCCAGCTTCTTTGAATGCTTCAGCGGCTTTATCAGTCATTTTTTTAGGTTGATCTGCGTAAGTTCTTAATTGATTATTTCTTAATGTAATAAGAGTTCTTGAAATTGTTGGTCTGAACATTTTATTGTAGAAGGTTTAATAGATATGGAAGTTGTTATCTTAGttaaagtatatatatatatatatatacattcaaAGGTTGAACagttatatatatgattttcgatttatatcatatatcgTACATATGTCGTCAGATCgatgagaaaaaaaaaccccattcaataataatctattatCTTTACTACTACTCGTAGCTAGTACCAGACTTAGACTAGCTGAATCACTAAAAGAATCGATGATATAATGTTACGTATATCCCATGTTAACCCCACCCAACCGTATTATCAGATCTGTACCTGCATAGAGGATTGTAATCATATATTATTTCCATGGGAATTAGATAGAGGTAAAGATTTATGTGTCATAACGATGTCATAGTTACGGGTTATTTTACCAAATAACATATAAACTGGCACCATAGATTACCGGGATTACCTATTACCCATTTACCGGAATCACACTCAATCGTATTTCACATAAAGATCGCCGATCCGATAACACTTTTTCCCTCGAtcacaatcataatcatgtCTTGAACTGTATATCGAATTTGACTTTGACGTCAAAGGCAGATCGCGGCTGCTTTTCCAAGTTACTCTTCTCTTTGTCCGAAGGGAGAACGATTACCTTACCATAGATGCGAAATGAAGAGTTTGTCGATAGACTGATTGGTTCAGTGGATAGCAGCTTGGCACCACCGAGTTCGTGTTCTACCATGAAATTATGCATGTGTGAGAAAGGGGGTATAACATCTAACCTATATATGCGATATTCTTGAAAAACCTGTATAATTATTAATCTATTGAAGAATCCGGCGAATAGCCTCTCATAACAAACAATCGTTTTCAGATACAAACCTATCTAGACCTTGTGGCTATCTATCTGTCGTCGCTTCATTTGTCTACACTTCTTGTTTTCGCAAAGTGAAACTGACTTGAGGGTTCTTTGGCAAGACAATCATAGTCTATAGAAGTTAAAATCAGTATATGGTCCCTTGCAAGAAGAGCTAAACAATGTAAACTCACTCTGTAATTGGTTTCAGGGAATGTAGGAACTTCAAGTTTCAAAGTATAGTGTCGAACAATGTAAGCGATGATTGTGGATAATTGGGTATAGGCGAATTGTTCACCAACACATCTATACCATTAAGTAAAATATATCAGCACACCATCATTTTGACAAGGgcaaaattgataatatccATTACTTACCTATGTCTACCAGCACCAAAAGGTTGATAAGGGGATTCAGTACCT includes:
- a CDS encoding protein PNS1 — translated: MSAQQFYQGGNDYNNNNNGGNVGGGGYDQRGYQPNYNQQQQQYQGGYSQQQYPQQPQQSYQPPPGPPQGQYGMKPSQPYAPPPNAPPPQQANYENQGGDTAPFSQANEKTGQRLNPRKRLNDPIFLILFIAAVAGFAVVSAIAIKSFVSVGGLGGGFGNNTQGGTGSSVTLDYHTVYLLLCVCALGLVNAALYLALVRAFTRIIIEVTLALTVILNIGICVYYFIIKYWSGAIIFLVIALLSVFFYWSMRKRIPLAKLLLQVTIDITKHHPSVYLVVLIGLIVQSALSVWYTFTCIAIYVKWTPGSETCTGTSCSSGKVAGLIFYSTFAYLWTSQVVANVILCTLAGGVFGGWYYYGPRVPTGGLPKRATLAAFIRASTLSLGSIAFGSLIVTILELIRLILQAVQQYEAGEGDAIGAIVACCAACCVGCIEGMIQWFNKYAYIEISLYGKSYIPAAKDTWTLLKDRGIDALVNDSLVGTALMWGAYVNGFLCAVLGYLYLRFTNPAYNTQGQYSAPVILFSFLIGISEGQVINSAIDAGVSTIFVGLGEDPMVLAERSPALFEMIRQTYPRVVEGVPRR